From Leptospira fainei serovar Hurstbridge str. BUT 6, the proteins below share one genomic window:
- the fliM gene encoding flagellar motor switch protein FliM, giving the protein MTEILSQDEIDALLNAISSGEVSEDEYSSVGEQKKVKIYDFKRPDKFSKDQIRTLQMMHETFARLATTGLSAQLRALVHVHVAAVDQLTYEEFIRSIPNPTTLAVINMDPLRGSAILEIDPSISFTIIDRLFGGKGETAKISRELSEIEMSVMEGIIVRILGNMREAWSTVIDLRPRLGNIETNPQFAQVVPPNDMVVLINLETKIGEVEGLTNLCIPYITIEPIINKLSAQYWYSSIRKGELDENRSIIQERLDQVQIPVIAEVGSVDISILDFMNLTVGDVVKLENTTTRADMLVKVGERKKFKCLPGRVGNRLAIQIGDRVEDIPDELLGSTRSEQEY; this is encoded by the coding sequence ATGACCGAAATTCTATCGCAAGATGAAATCGATGCTCTACTTAACGCCATATCTAGCGGAGAAGTTAGCGAAGACGAGTATTCCTCAGTAGGTGAACAGAAGAAGGTTAAAATCTACGATTTCAAGCGACCGGATAAGTTCTCAAAAGACCAAATCCGTACCTTGCAGATGATGCACGAAACCTTTGCGCGATTGGCAACGACCGGCTTATCGGCACAGCTACGAGCACTCGTCCATGTGCACGTGGCAGCGGTCGACCAGTTGACCTACGAGGAATTCATCCGGTCTATCCCGAATCCTACGACTCTAGCCGTCATTAATATGGATCCATTACGAGGATCCGCGATTTTAGAAATCGATCCCTCCATTTCGTTTACGATTATCGACCGTCTCTTCGGGGGCAAGGGTGAGACTGCAAAGATCTCCCGGGAACTTTCCGAAATCGAGATGAGTGTAATGGAAGGGATTATCGTTCGAATCCTGGGAAACATGAGAGAAGCTTGGTCGACTGTGATCGATCTTCGACCTCGATTGGGAAACATAGAAACGAATCCGCAGTTTGCCCAGGTGGTTCCGCCCAACGACATGGTGGTCTTAATCAATTTGGAGACCAAAATCGGGGAAGTAGAAGGGTTAACCAACCTTTGTATTCCTTATATCACGATCGAGCCGATCATTAATAAACTTTCGGCGCAGTATTGGTATTCTTCGATCCGAAAGGGTGAGCTGGATGAAAACAGATCGATTATTCAAGAGCGACTGGATCAGGTTCAGATTCCTGTGATAGCGGAAGTCGGGTCCGTTGATATTTCGATTTTGGATTTTATGAACTTAACGGTTGGAGACGTGGTTAAGCTGGAAAATACCACGACTCGTGCCGATATGCTCGTGAAAGTAGGAGAGAGAAAAAAATTCAAATGTCTGCCGGGTCGAGTCGGAAATCGACTTGCGATCCAAATCGGAGATAGGGTGGAAGATATTCCGGACGAATTACTCGGATCTACGCGTTCCGAACAGGAATATTAA
- a CDS encoding ferredoxin: MAQTKIAYVDKDNCTSCNQCADNLPKYFQMDDNDTSETHIGGDQINQAPIPEEEWKIVQKEMDECPGECIHWKK, from the coding sequence ATGGCACAGACTAAAATAGCCTATGTGGACAAGGATAACTGCACCTCCTGTAATCAGTGTGCGGATAACCTTCCGAAATATTTTCAAATGGACGATAACGATACTTCTGAAACTCACATCGGTGGAGATCAGATTAACCAAGCTCCGATTCCGGAAGAGGAATGGAAAATCGTTCAGAAAGAAATGGATGAATGCCCAGGCGAGTGCATTCATTGGAAAAAGTGA
- the lsa33 gene encoding surface adhesin Lsa33 — MKRITIVLVLIVTAMLADCRKAKEDLQGGVITFAKGTVKLFDKVGKEKPGAVNSFLLPEDRIETGKDSYADLQLADGVVIRIKENTVLAMKKIFVDSKNGEIFADLNLNKGKIFSKVTTKLGKTSQFNVSTPTVVASVRGTDFQVEDNGKTANTLVSNGSVSVTDADDPNKQVVADAGKKISSDGKELTEGELSDAERQELENDSATIQSVTEEQRAKIQEILKDFQENKALILQGLEDQKQRNKDLIEGAKEENRKLLEDTKNAGKEEREAIRKSGAEEKEKVKSSMDDAKKDLENQRKSLKEQALPK; from the coding sequence ATGAAACGTATTACTATCGTTTTAGTACTTATTGTGACGGCGATGTTGGCGGATTGTCGCAAAGCCAAGGAAGATTTGCAGGGTGGGGTGATCACATTCGCAAAAGGAACCGTTAAATTATTCGACAAAGTTGGAAAGGAGAAGCCGGGAGCGGTGAATTCCTTTTTACTACCGGAAGATCGCATCGAAACCGGTAAAGATTCGTATGCCGACCTTCAGCTTGCCGACGGAGTCGTAATTCGGATTAAGGAAAACACCGTTCTTGCAATGAAGAAGATCTTCGTGGATTCCAAAAACGGAGAAATCTTTGCCGATCTCAATCTGAATAAAGGAAAAATCTTTTCGAAAGTCACAACCAAATTGGGAAAAACCAGCCAATTCAACGTCTCTACACCGACTGTCGTAGCTTCCGTACGCGGAACGGATTTCCAAGTAGAGGATAATGGTAAGACTGCAAATACATTGGTGTCCAACGGATCCGTTTCGGTGACCGACGCGGACGATCCTAACAAACAAGTCGTCGCGGATGCCGGTAAAAAAATCAGCTCCGACGGAAAAGAACTCACCGAGGGTGAACTTTCCGATGCCGAGCGTCAAGAGTTAGAAAATGATTCCGCTACGATCCAATCGGTTACGGAAGAGCAGAGAGCCAAAATCCAAGAAATTTTAAAAGATTTCCAAGAAAATAAAGCTCTAATACTCCAAGGATTGGAAGATCAAAAGCAAAGAAATAAAGATCTGATCGAAGGCGCGAAAGAAGAAAATCGCAAACTTTTAGAAGATACTAAAAATGCCGGTAAAGAAGAAAGAGAAGCAATACGCAAATCCGGTGCCGAAGAAAAGGAAAAAGTAAAATCATCGATGGATGATGCTAAGAAAGATTTGGAGAACCAACGCAAGTCTCTAAAAGAACAAGCGCTTCCAAAATAA
- a CDS encoding SemiSWEET transporter, translating to MEPGSWIGYLASILTTISFVPQVVKVVLERKTRDISRNMYIVLSVGVGLWLAYGIIREDLPIILANAFTLFLTTTILYFKLKEKEES from the coding sequence ATGGAACCGGGAAGTTGGATCGGCTATCTCGCCTCTATTCTAACGACGATATCTTTCGTTCCGCAGGTAGTTAAGGTGGTCTTAGAAAGAAAAACTAGAGATATCTCGCGAAACATGTATATCGTTTTATCCGTTGGCGTCGGTCTCTGGCTGGCTTACGGAATCATCCGTGAAGATTTGCCGATTATTCTGGCAAATGCATTTACCCTGTTTTTGACTACGACGATTCTCTACTTCAAATTGAAAGAAAAGGAAGAATCATAA
- the queF gene encoding preQ(1) synthase, producing MDDRQQETGASSYDGRQDHIPTLKLPEIESFANVYEGKDYTIDFTIPEFTAVCPKTGLPDFGTIEISYVPRDRCIELKSLKEYILAFRNLGIFHENVVNRILEDLVKSVEPKFVRVKGDYNLRGGIKTVVTREYRLEGN from the coding sequence ATGGACGACCGACAGCAAGAAACAGGAGCATCTTCCTACGACGGAAGGCAGGATCATATTCCCACCCTGAAACTTCCCGAGATAGAATCTTTCGCCAATGTGTACGAAGGGAAGGATTACACAATCGATTTTACCATACCCGAGTTCACCGCGGTTTGCCCTAAAACCGGGTTGCCCGATTTTGGAACCATCGAAATCAGTTACGTCCCTCGAGATCGCTGCATCGAATTGAAGTCGCTAAAGGAATATATTTTAGCGTTCAGAAATCTCGGAATTTTTCATGAAAACGTTGTAAATCGAATCCTAGAGGATTTAGTAAAATCAGTGGAACCGAAATTCGTGCGTGTAAAAGGCGATTATAATCTACGAGGCGGAATTAAAACCGTCGTCACTAGAGAATATCGTTTAGAAGGCAACTAG
- the guaA gene encoding glutamine-hydrolyzing GMP synthase, which translates to MNQRKVIGVVDFGGQYAHLIASRIRRLGAYSEILSDDESEETYQGLAGLILSGGPESVYEDGSPSISARVFDLDIPVLGICYGHQLMMKLLGGEVKKAGIAEYGQASLDLVPQNGSELLKGYAGGEVVWMSHGDEVVRLPNGFQVTASSLDCKFAVVENLSARKFGIQFHPEVTHTEKGNELLKNFIKICGAENTWDLTQYLSLKEEELGKTVPSDKKVFLLVSGGVDSTVSYLLLTKALGKDRVKGVLIDTGFMRKDEVRHLEENLGSQGIHLHIHDASDLFYSNLKGKTDPEEKRKIVGNLFLQAQEDCAKELGLNSDEWLLGQGTIYPDTIESGGTKHSHTIKTHHNRVEAIQKLMEEGKVVEPIKDLYKDEVRELGTYLGLPKQWTLRHPFPGPGLVVRMISQKQDTSELVQNELETILKEFPGVSGKLLPVASVGVKGDRRSYAHCAVLSGHKNWDDWNKISTHITNRSSSVNRVVLLVAPSKVSVKDLNFPFQRLDLDQENSDLLREADAIVENVLQERKIYGDIWQMPVVLLPIGNSPEERSIVLRPVNSQEAMTASFFPLQPEVLGELEKSLLSISKIRYVFFDLTNKPPGTIEWE; encoded by the coding sequence ATGAACCAACGTAAAGTCATAGGCGTCGTCGATTTTGGCGGTCAGTACGCTCATTTAATCGCTTCCAGGATCCGAAGATTGGGAGCGTATTCGGAAATTCTTTCGGATGATGAATCCGAAGAAACGTATCAGGGACTTGCCGGATTAATTCTTTCCGGCGGCCCGGAAAGCGTTTATGAAGATGGATCACCCTCCATATCGGCTCGGGTCTTCGATTTAGACATTCCGGTTTTAGGTATTTGTTACGGCCATCAATTGATGATGAAACTTTTGGGGGGAGAAGTAAAAAAGGCGGGTATCGCAGAATACGGCCAAGCTTCCTTGGATCTAGTTCCCCAAAATGGATCCGAACTCCTAAAAGGTTATGCCGGCGGAGAAGTGGTTTGGATGAGCCATGGCGACGAAGTCGTTCGCTTACCGAACGGATTTCAAGTCACGGCTTCCTCCCTGGATTGCAAATTTGCGGTAGTCGAGAATCTCTCTGCAAGGAAATTCGGAATTCAATTTCATCCGGAAGTCACTCATACTGAAAAAGGAAACGAACTCCTAAAAAATTTCATTAAGATATGCGGCGCTGAAAATACTTGGGATCTAACTCAGTATCTTTCTTTAAAGGAAGAGGAACTGGGCAAAACGGTTCCTTCCGATAAAAAAGTCTTTTTACTCGTCTCCGGAGGAGTCGATTCCACCGTTTCCTATTTATTGCTCACCAAGGCATTGGGGAAAGATAGGGTTAAGGGAGTTTTAATAGACACCGGATTTATGCGGAAAGACGAAGTTAGGCATCTGGAGGAAAATTTAGGTTCCCAAGGTATTCATCTCCATATACACGATGCGTCGGATCTTTTTTATTCCAATTTAAAAGGAAAAACCGATCCGGAGGAAAAGAGAAAAATCGTGGGAAACTTATTCCTGCAAGCCCAGGAAGATTGCGCGAAAGAACTGGGTCTGAATTCCGATGAATGGCTACTCGGACAAGGAACAATCTATCCGGACACGATTGAAAGCGGCGGAACAAAGCATTCTCATACTATTAAGACGCATCATAATCGAGTCGAAGCGATTCAGAAATTAATGGAAGAGGGTAAGGTAGTCGAACCGATTAAGGATCTGTATAAAGACGAGGTTCGGGAGTTAGGCACCTATCTCGGCCTTCCGAAGCAATGGACCTTACGCCATCCTTTTCCTGGTCCCGGCTTAGTCGTTAGGATGATTTCGCAAAAACAAGATACAAGCGAACTAGTCCAAAACGAACTCGAGACTATTCTAAAAGAATTTCCGGGAGTTTCCGGGAAACTTCTACCCGTCGCTTCGGTAGGGGTAAAAGGGGACAGACGCTCGTACGCGCATTGCGCGGTTCTTTCGGGGCATAAAAATTGGGACGACTGGAATAAAATTTCTACCCATATCACGAATCGGAGTTCTTCCGTGAATCGAGTCGTCCTCTTGGTGGCTCCGAGTAAAGTCTCCGTGAAGGATTTGAATTTTCCGTTTCAGCGACTCGACCTGGATCAAGAAAATTCCGACCTATTACGTGAAGCGGATGCGATTGTCGAAAATGTCTTACAAGAACGGAAAATTTACGGAGACATTTGGCAAATGCCCGTCGTCTTACTTCCTATCGGTAATTCTCCGGAAGAAAGAAGTATCGTTCTGCGACCTGTGAACTCACAGGAAGCGATGACTGCGAGTTTCTTTCCTTTGCAGCCGGAAGTTTTAGGTGAGCTAGAAAAAAGTCTCCTATCGATTTCTAAGATCCGGTATGTGTTCTTTGATTTAACGAACAAGCCGCCGGGGACGATCGAGTGGGAATAA
- a CDS encoding O-antigen ligase family protein — protein MKVPASQNRHSGFQNLTSIAVRGSFYSFLLFLSAFPLSVSISQVFAGLSIFFFLLSGPSHWQKIRPFLVPWSFILIAYFLVFLSSLIHIEEYARFWRSFTRESEAGDFWLSFLFPIGAVHASNKDNAKLLRGFLWSSLVLLLVSGFVSIFSEYRLGKFISNGFQNAPGDRRQHPAGLLFGLQTYLPIGLMNTHLTYGGLLSLYLPGIFANFWESIRSRSLSRFLLFSGTFLISCWIFLLNQSKSAWLGVAFVCLFILLRFVLETKCHLTGKGFLKGILATVLLLTVLGTGIKFLYEQNWLLQRTVSQTLQVQTPENQRYWIYKNSIPLLQLTPFLGVGGGKFKSSHKKISENTISRQEQLWYELEITPNVHAHNDLLQFSIIGGWASALFLVLFFFFLFRRIGISDPDETGPSVIGVGSLWVAGFFQCYLLDDEVVLPFYALAGILFGQQGKKSLASVKFTGIVLLIPFLLNLVFWTFRLRTPTELAYSRQVKSTDPVYAKQLEDRILPFRIAVKERTNRLDKAVTVPSNWGSIPAQIEGCLTHRFPNPPALRKEPFQIGIYIRPEASNPPKEIKIIVVGRESFDEDQLYWSHSQNDLATNTMKLTQGWNKFTWKETSLLQPSPRFPDGVFFRDFKIYWMGYDPAKPMDLPALDFGDLCDFKL, from the coding sequence ATGAAAGTACCCGCTTCTCAGAATCGACATTCAGGATTTCAGAACCTAACTTCTATCGCCGTGCGTGGGTCTTTCTATTCTTTCCTTCTATTTTTATCCGCGTTTCCATTATCAGTCTCTATCTCTCAAGTTTTCGCCGGGCTATCCATCTTTTTCTTTCTACTTTCCGGACCTAGTCATTGGCAAAAAATTCGACCGTTTCTAGTTCCTTGGTCCTTCATACTGATCGCCTATTTTCTAGTTTTCTTATCTTCATTGATTCATATAGAAGAATACGCTCGTTTCTGGAGAAGCTTTACGAGAGAATCCGAAGCCGGCGACTTTTGGTTAAGTTTCTTATTTCCCATCGGAGCTGTCCATGCCTCGAATAAGGATAATGCAAAACTTTTGAGGGGCTTTCTATGGTCGTCCCTTGTACTACTTTTGGTGTCCGGTTTCGTTTCCATTTTCAGCGAATATCGTTTAGGGAAATTTATTTCCAACGGATTTCAAAACGCCCCCGGAGATCGCAGACAACATCCCGCAGGTCTTCTCTTTGGACTGCAGACTTATTTACCGATAGGTTTGATGAACACTCATTTAACGTACGGAGGCCTCCTCTCTCTTTATCTACCGGGGATATTCGCGAATTTTTGGGAATCCATAAGAAGCCGATCTCTTTCCCGATTCTTACTGTTTAGCGGTACGTTTTTAATTTCTTGCTGGATATTTTTATTGAACCAAAGCAAGTCAGCTTGGTTAGGAGTTGCTTTCGTCTGCCTCTTTATTTTATTGCGATTCGTTCTAGAAACGAAATGCCATTTAACGGGAAAGGGTTTTCTAAAAGGGATCTTGGCGACTGTTCTGTTGCTAACGGTATTAGGAACCGGAATCAAATTCTTATACGAACAAAATTGGCTTTTGCAGAGAACCGTTTCCCAAACGCTGCAGGTGCAAACCCCGGAAAACCAAAGATATTGGATCTATAAAAATAGCATCCCGCTTTTACAACTTACTCCGTTTTTAGGAGTCGGAGGCGGTAAATTCAAATCCTCACATAAGAAAATTTCGGAGAATACGATTTCCCGGCAGGAGCAACTTTGGTACGAGTTGGAAATTACGCCTAACGTTCATGCGCATAATGACCTGCTCCAATTTTCCATCATCGGTGGATGGGCAAGCGCGTTGTTCCTTGTCTTGTTTTTCTTTTTTCTGTTTCGACGGATCGGTATCTCCGACCCCGACGAAACAGGACCTTCCGTGATCGGCGTCGGATCTTTATGGGTCGCGGGCTTTTTTCAATGCTATCTGTTGGATGACGAAGTTGTACTTCCCTTTTATGCGCTTGCAGGAATACTATTTGGACAACAGGGGAAAAAATCCCTCGCTTCGGTTAAATTCACTGGAATTGTGCTATTGATTCCTTTTTTACTCAATCTAGTTTTCTGGACATTCCGGCTCCGAACACCGACCGAGTTGGCATATTCACGACAGGTCAAGTCTACTGATCCGGTCTATGCCAAACAGTTGGAAGACCGAATTTTGCCGTTTCGTATAGCGGTAAAGGAACGGACGAATCGCTTAGACAAGGCGGTAACGGTTCCAAGTAATTGGGGAAGTATTCCCGCTCAAATTGAAGGATGCCTAACGCACCGATTTCCGAATCCTCCGGCGCTTCGAAAGGAGCCGTTTCAAATTGGTATCTATATCCGACCGGAAGCTTCCAATCCTCCTAAAGAAATCAAAATTATCGTAGTCGGTCGCGAGTCTTTCGACGAAGACCAGCTATACTGGTCTCACTCGCAAAACGATTTAGCGACTAATACGATGAAATTAACGCAAGGTTGGAATAAGTTCACTTGGAAGGAAACGTCGCTACTGCAACCGTCTCCGAGATTCCCGGATGGAGTTTTCTTTCGAGATTTTAAGATTTATTGGATGGGGTATGATCCTGCAAAACCTATGGATTTACCCGCTTTAGATTTCGGCGATCTATGCGATTTCAAGCTGTGA
- a CDS encoding glycosyltransferase family 2 protein, which translates to MSEKSLESAKGSHKKKKGSISSVSSSSVQRFAKKLSVAVITYNEERNIADCIRSCRDIAEEIVILDSDSTDKTEEICRSFPEVKFFSQKFRGHVQQKNDAISLCKNEWILSLDADERLSEELKQSLRNFLNIPDDGSLDGLKTARLTYHMGRFIRFSGWYPQTKFRIFRKSKARWAGENPHDYLVVEGKGIKVEGDILHYSFRDLAQQVDTINKFSSIVAWTRARKGRHFSLLRTIYKPFGKFLEIYFFKLGILDGFPGFAIAISSAYSTFLKEAKIYELGKKLIQRPSNLREDYEG; encoded by the coding sequence ATGTCTGAAAAATCGCTAGAATCCGCTAAAGGCTCTCACAAAAAAAAGAAAGGATCGATTTCGAGCGTTTCTTCCTCCTCGGTCCAACGATTCGCGAAAAAATTATCCGTGGCGGTGATCACGTATAACGAAGAAAGGAATATTGCCGATTGTATTCGCTCTTGCCGAGATATTGCGGAGGAAATCGTTATTCTAGATTCGGATAGCACCGATAAAACGGAGGAAATCTGCCGGTCTTTTCCCGAAGTAAAATTCTTTTCCCAAAAATTCAGAGGGCATGTGCAGCAAAAAAACGATGCCATCTCCTTATGTAAGAACGAATGGATACTATCACTCGACGCAGATGAAAGACTTAGCGAAGAATTGAAACAATCTCTTCGGAATTTTCTGAATATTCCAGACGATGGATCTTTAGACGGGCTCAAAACCGCTAGGCTTACGTATCATATGGGAAGATTCATTCGTTTTTCGGGATGGTATCCACAGACGAAATTCAGGATTTTCCGAAAATCCAAAGCTCGGTGGGCGGGCGAAAATCCTCACGACTATCTCGTCGTCGAAGGAAAAGGAATCAAAGTCGAAGGGGATATCCTTCATTATAGTTTCAGGGATCTGGCTCAACAAGTTGATACCATAAATAAGTTTTCTTCGATCGTGGCTTGGACCAGGGCCAGAAAAGGAAGACATTTTTCCTTACTTCGGACAATATACAAACCTTTCGGAAAGTTCCTTGAAATTTATTTTTTTAAATTAGGGATACTGGATGGGTTTCCCGGTTTTGCGATAGCGATCTCTTCCGCGTATTCGACCTTCTTAAAAGAAGCAAAAATATACGAATTGGGGAAGAAGCTTATTCAGAGACCTTCCAATCTTCGGGAAGATTACGAAGGTTAA
- a CDS encoding LBBP_01157 family protein, whose protein sequence is MAKKKKRSSFWERFAFWRKSDRSKAEQEEPSVRDSRGYTWELKDLREKVDRFFLTRKKSSGPIFESPNLRLTKNNRHLFRLEGKEKSGREYSLVLATGNYLTEQNGKVTGVVFLTETELNRLLSSDPKSLKGILSGIQEPNWEEESWAVLQEEPELKKSSDSWKEILNWEPIWSQQVIINLRPNVLAVLLIFLGKEFEEFFHKNSAGRVREMVSKELYFLNVSGNRNSPHSENVSLYEFDLAKKELESVLVRIRSKREK, encoded by the coding sequence ATGGCGAAAAAAAAGAAAAGATCCTCCTTTTGGGAGAGGTTCGCTTTCTGGAGAAAATCGGATCGAAGTAAAGCCGAGCAAGAGGAACCTTCGGTTCGTGATAGTCGCGGATATACTTGGGAATTGAAAGATCTACGGGAAAAAGTGGACCGTTTTTTTCTCACTAGAAAGAAATCGAGCGGTCCTATTTTTGAATCGCCGAACTTAAGGCTGACTAAGAATAATCGACATCTCTTTCGCCTTGAAGGAAAGGAAAAATCCGGTAGAGAATATTCGTTGGTTTTAGCGACTGGAAATTATTTAACCGAGCAGAACGGAAAGGTTACCGGAGTCGTTTTTTTGACGGAAACGGAGTTGAATCGACTTCTATCCTCCGATCCAAAAAGCTTAAAAGGAATCCTCTCGGGAATTCAGGAACCAAATTGGGAAGAAGAATCTTGGGCGGTTTTGCAGGAAGAGCCTGAATTAAAAAAATCATCGGATTCCTGGAAGGAAATTCTAAACTGGGAACCGATCTGGAGCCAACAGGTAATTATCAATCTTAGGCCGAATGTTCTTGCGGTGCTTTTGATTTTTCTAGGAAAAGAATTCGAAGAATTCTTTCACAAAAATTCGGCGGGACGAGTTCGCGAAATGGTTTCTAAGGAATTGTATTTTTTGAACGTAAGCGGAAATAGAAATTCTCCCCATTCGGAGAATGTATCTTTATACGAATTCGATTTAGCTAAGAAGGAATTGGAATCCGTTTTGGTTCGAATTCGGTCCAAAAGAGAGAAATGA
- the gmhA gene encoding D-sedoheptulose 7-phosphate isomerase, whose product MDLKEIAARQIEASIATKQAILNSLLPDIVKAGQIVSEVLQKGNTVLFCGNGGSSCDASHIAAELVVRYKSGNERKALPALSLSADSAVLTACGNDYGYEEIFSRQVAAFGKKGDLLVGISTSGNSKNVIAAIEKAKSLSLKTIGFLGGDGGKMKNMSDLDLIVPSKETARIQESHILIGHILCSIVEYELFKME is encoded by the coding sequence ATGGATCTGAAAGAAATAGCGGCAAGACAAATCGAAGCTTCCATTGCTACGAAGCAAGCCATCCTGAATTCGCTTTTACCCGACATCGTTAAGGCTGGACAAATCGTATCCGAAGTTCTGCAAAAGGGAAATACGGTTTTATTTTGCGGAAATGGCGGATCCTCTTGTGACGCTTCGCATATTGCGGCGGAACTAGTGGTTAGATACAAATCAGGTAACGAGCGCAAAGCATTGCCGGCTCTATCTTTATCCGCCGATTCCGCAGTCCTAACTGCTTGTGGAAACGATTATGGATACGAGGAGATTTTTTCCCGACAAGTTGCGGCATTCGGAAAGAAAGGCGATTTACTCGTCGGGATTTCTACCAGCGGAAATTCCAAGAATGTGATTGCAGCGATCGAAAAGGCAAAATCTTTAAGTTTGAAAACGATCGGCTTTTTAGGCGGAGATGGGGGGAAAATGAAAAATATGAGCGATTTGGATTTAATCGTTCCGAGCAAAGAGACTGCTCGTATTCAGGAATCCCATATTTTAATCGGTCATATTCTTTGTTCGATCGTAGAATATGAACTCTTTAAAATGGAATAG
- a CDS encoding ATP-binding cassette domain-containing protein, translated as MLSSGADEIIRISGLVVRSEEKALLNDVDFCVRAGEIRAVIGESGSGKTTLAHFLLGLLSETLLTIWNSFRLFNEIMDSNSSSTKWAEFRGKRISLIPQSPALGFHPYRTVASQVSEYFSLLNPSYASREACLRLFRSVGLSDPESAWLSYPHQLSGGEKQRILVLLSVYSGAELILADEPTSALDPITGAGILALLTKLVRENNRSLVFISHDLGSVADFADIITVMKGGRIAETLIREDHLWSPKTEYARKLFEIDSSFPYIA; from the coding sequence TTGTTGTCTTCAGGAGCGGACGAAATCATCCGAATTTCCGGACTTGTGGTCCGATCCGAAGAGAAAGCCCTGCTTAATGATGTCGATTTTTGCGTCCGAGCCGGCGAAATTCGGGCCGTCATCGGAGAGTCCGGAAGCGGAAAAACCACGTTAGCGCATTTTCTACTTGGTTTATTAAGCGAAACTCTTCTTACAATATGGAACTCGTTTCGATTATTCAACGAAATTATGGATTCGAATTCTTCCTCCACAAAATGGGCCGAATTTCGAGGAAAACGGATCAGCTTAATTCCTCAAAGTCCCGCGTTAGGGTTTCATCCTTATCGAACGGTGGCTTCACAAGTATCTGAATATTTTTCGCTCTTAAATCCGAGTTATGCGAGTAGAGAGGCTTGCTTACGGCTCTTCCGAAGCGTCGGTTTGTCTGATCCGGAATCTGCCTGGTTATCTTATCCTCATCAGCTTTCAGGAGGAGAAAAACAGCGCATTCTCGTATTGCTTTCGGTTTATTCAGGAGCGGAGTTGATTCTTGCGGACGAACCCACTTCCGCTCTGGATCCTATTACAGGCGCCGGGATTCTGGCATTGCTTACTAAACTTGTCCGCGAAAACAATAGAAGCTTGGTTTTCATTAGCCATGATCTCGGCTCCGTTGCCGATTTTGCCGATATTATAACGGTAATGAAAGGAGGGAGAATTGCAGAGACGCTTATTCGTGAAGATCACCTCTGGTCTCCTAAAACGGAATACGCGAGAAAACTGTTTGAAATCGACTCCTCTTTTCCGTACATTGCTTAG